A part of Desulfobacter sp. genomic DNA contains:
- a CDS encoding response regulator, whose translation MIGKMIRSLDRAYKEAVAANDKLSGNQRQLKDTNRILRAEIENHRVTENRLQRSYDTQTVANRILQEAMTDSSIQEILDHSLDLLLSIPWLAFESQGSIHLVGDEPGILVLKAQRGFPEALEKQCRSIPFGKCLCGRAALERKIVYAAHIDRRHEISFPGIQDHGHYCIPLVAKAETLGILNIYLKPGHERSEWEEDFLMAAANTLAVVIVQRRGEVQKKEIEQRLLQSQKMESIGTLAGGIAHDFNNILSGIFGYTQLAERCLDDPEKAKDRLAQIYRGASRASDLIQQILTFSRKAEYKKVPVKLREVVEEVTGFLRSSLPASIDIIQEITSKSYVMAEPTKIHQIVMNLCTNASHAMRENGGQLHLTLTDVGLDSQAVTQFPDMPKGDYVRLEVRDNGVGMEKEVLDKIFEPYFTTKKIKEGTGLGLSVVLGIVQEHKGYIQADSTPGKGTAFQLFFPKVSTGNSGEKGAVRKDFDIPGGAEHILIVDDEKSILDSTSELLRDYGYHVSEFSTPGQALSQFLDTPGGFDLVITDMTMPVMSGEELALKILEASPHMPVLLCTGYSDKISKNKALRMGIRKFVQKPVVGEELLAMIRKILDEGI comes from the coding sequence TTGATCGGTAAAATGATCCGTTCCCTTGACCGGGCCTACAAGGAGGCCGTTGCGGCCAATGATAAATTGTCCGGCAACCAGAGACAGTTAAAAGATACCAACCGGATATTGAGAGCTGAAATTGAGAATCACAGGGTGACAGAAAACCGCCTTCAGAGAAGCTATGATACCCAGACCGTTGCGAATCGGATCCTGCAGGAGGCAATGACGGATTCCTCCATCCAGGAGATATTGGATCACAGCCTTGATCTGCTTTTGTCTATTCCCTGGCTGGCATTTGAATCCCAGGGCAGTATTCATTTGGTGGGGGATGAGCCTGGGATACTGGTTTTGAAGGCCCAGAGGGGTTTTCCTGAAGCCCTTGAAAAGCAATGCCGGTCCATCCCCTTTGGGAAATGCCTATGCGGGCGTGCGGCGCTTGAACGAAAAATTGTATACGCCGCACATATTGACCGCCGTCACGAAATCTCCTTTCCCGGTATCCAGGACCACGGCCATTACTGCATCCCCTTGGTCGCCAAGGCAGAAACCCTGGGCATTCTCAATATCTATTTAAAGCCGGGCCATGAAAGGAGTGAATGGGAAGAGGATTTTCTCATGGCCGCAGCCAATACCCTGGCCGTTGTCATTGTCCAGCGCCGGGGGGAAGTGCAGAAGAAAGAAATTGAGCAGCGCCTGCTGCAGTCCCAGAAAATGGAATCCATCGGCACCCTTGCCGGCGGTATTGCTCACGATTTCAACAATATTCTGTCGGGTATTTTTGGCTATACCCAGCTGGCGGAAAGATGTCTGGATGACCCGGAAAAAGCAAAGGATAGGCTGGCCCAGATATATAGAGGGGCCAGCCGGGCCTCTGACCTGATTCAGCAGATACTTACCTTCAGCCGGAAAGCCGAGTATAAAAAAGTACCGGTGAAATTAAGGGAGGTGGTTGAGGAAGTCACAGGTTTTTTGCGCTCATCCCTGCCTGCGTCCATCGATATTATCCAGGAGATCACCTCCAAAAGCTATGTCATGGCCGAACCCACCAAGATTCACCAGATTGTCATGAATTTATGCACCAATGCATCCCATGCCATGAGGGAAAACGGCGGCCAACTGCATCTTACCCTGACAGATGTGGGGCTGGACAGCCAGGCTGTGACACAATTCCCCGATATGCCAAAGGGGGATTATGTGAGGCTTGAGGTCCGGGATAACGGCGTCGGGATGGAAAAAGAGGTTCTGGACAAGATTTTTGAGCCCTATTTCACAACCAAGAAAATCAAGGAGGGAACCGGCCTCGGGCTCTCCGTTGTCCTGGGGATTGTCCAGGAGCATAAGGGATATATCCAGGCCGACAGCACGCCGGGAAAAGGCACCGCTTTTCAATTGTTTTTCCCTAAGGTTTCTACGGGAAACAGCGGCGAAAAGGGGGCGGTCCGGAAAGATTTTGACATACCAGGCGGCGCCGAACACATTTTGATTGTTGATGATGAAAAGAGCATTCTGGATTCAACCTCGGAGCTTTTGAGGGATTACGGTTACCATGTATCGGAGTTTTCAACCCCCGGGCAGGCCTTGTCCCAATTCCTTGATACTCCCGGAGGGTTCGATTTGGTGATCACCGACATGACCATGCCGGTGATGAGCGGTGAAGAACTGGCTTTGAAGATTCTGGAGGCCAGCCCCCATATGCCCGTACTGCTTTGCACGGGCTACAGCGATAAAATTTCAAAAAACAAGGCCCTTAGGATGGGGATCCGAAAATTTGTCCAGAAACCGGTGGTGGGAGAGGAACTGCTGGCGATGATCCGGAAAATTCTGGATGAGGGCATTTAA